One segment of Phragmites australis chromosome 13, lpPhrAust1.1, whole genome shotgun sequence DNA contains the following:
- the LOC133889498 gene encoding uncharacterized protein LOC133889498: protein MTEESCVPRPLFGGAISSTFPVRFQDVSNIRDVPDHQEVFIDPARDESLIFELLDLKGEVEDADSALWFLRDIANEQDAGDNMVTIQ from the exons ATGACCGAGGAGAGCTGTGTCCCGCGGCCCTTATTCGGCGGCGCCATCTCCAGCACCTTCCCCGTCCGGTTCCAG GACGTGAGCAACATCCGCGATGTCCCCGACCATCAG GAGGTTTTTATTGATCCAGCCCGCGACGAGAGCCTCATCTTCGAGCTGCTCGACCTCAAGGGCGAGGTGGAGGACGCCGACAGTGCTCTCTGGTTCCTGCGCGACATCGCCAACGAGCAAGACGCGGGGGACAACATGGTAACAATACAATAG
- the LOC133889775 gene encoding NAP1-related protein 1-like has protein sequence MPTAEEKGKRARTDDAEDERGEHVDGAILLSIEKLQEVQDEIERVNEEASDKFLEVQQKYNEIRKPIYVRRNEVIQKIPDFWLTAFLSHPMLGELLTEDDQQIFKHLESIDVDEFEDIKSGCSITLTFSSNPYFEDKKLTKTYSMSDDGAISVKATSIKWKAGMDIVNGKTCTKKGDKRLLVDESFFTWFSDTKNKSFAHGEMDEVADVIKEDLWPNPLKFFNNDLEDEFEQEDYVEEGFGEEEAEDEGGEDGEN, from the exons ATGCCAACAGCGGAGGAGAAGGGCAAGAGGGCGAGGACCGACGACGCCGAGGATGAGAGGGGCGAGCACGTCGACGGCGCCATCCTGCTCTCCATCGAGAAGCTCCAGGAGGTCCAGGATGAGATCGAGAGG GTTAACGAGGAAGCAAGTGACAAATTTCTGGAGGTGCAACAGAAATACAATGAAATTCGCAAGCCAATTTATGTTCGACGCAATGAAGTTATCCAGAAAATTCCGGACTTCTGGCTGACAGCg TTCCTTAGCCATCCCATGCTCGGTGAACTTCTGACTGAGGATGATCAACAG ATTTTTAAACATTTGGAGTCTATAGATGTTGATGAGTTTGAGGATATTAAATCGGGCTGCTCTATTACTCTC ACATTTTCTTCCAATCCGTATTTTGAAGATAAAAAGCTTACAAAGACGTATTCCATGAGTGATGATGGAGCAATCTCAGTAAAGGCTACATCCATTAAATGGAAGGCGGGAATG GATATTGTCAATGGAAAGACATGCACCAAGAAGGGGGACAAGCGACTACTGGTTGATGAAAG TTTCTTCACTTGGTTCAGTGATACAAAGAACAAAAGTTTTGCTCACGGTGAGATGGATGAG GTGGCAGATGTCATCAAAGAAGACTTGTGGCCTAATCCTTTGAAGTTTTTCAACAAT GATCTTGAAGACGAATTTGAACAAGAGGATTATGTTGAAGAG GGATTTGGTGAGGAGGAAGCCGAAGATGAAGGAGGGGAGGATGGAGAGAACTGA